The window CGCCGCCCGCCGCGTCCTCTGACGCCGCCTCCCGCCCGGCACCGCTCCGGGCGGGCCGCCGGCGCGGCCCCTTCCGCGCCCCGAGCGCACCTCCCCCTCCGCTTCCCCTTTCCCGCCGGCCCTCGCCTGGCCCGTGTATGCAAGGAGCCTCGCCACACCTATGTCTGTCCCTCTCGCAGACCGCGTCATCCAGCTCGCCTACGACCCAGGAATCTCGCCCAAGGGCGGTGGCCTGCCCGGCCTGAGCGTGCTGAAGAACGTCGTCAACAGCATCAACATGTTCGGGATCATCGCCGTCGTCGGCGCCCTCGCCGTCTCGCTCGGCGTATGGGCCTGGGGTCACCACACCGGTGGTCACCAGGCCGAGGCCAACGGAAAGAAGGGCGCGGTCGTAGCCGCGGGCGCCGCCCTCGGTCTGGGTGCCGCGAACGGCATCGTCGCGTTCTTCTCCGGCCTGGGGTCTCAGGTCCATTGATGCGGAACCGATTCCCGTCCTTTTCGCTGTCCTCGTACGGAACGGGCTGGTCGGCCAACCGGCGCATCGCGATCGTCGCCTCAGCCGTCGCCGTCCTGCTCGCCATCGCCGGGATCGTCGCCCTGCTGACCGGCGGCGGCAACGGCCACCAGGCCCCGGACACCGCCGCGCCCGCCCCGACTGGCAGCCCGTCCTCCTCCGAGGCCGCCCCCAAGCCTTCCTCCGGATCCGGTTCGGTGCCCAAACCCCCGCAGATCGCCGAACCGGTCGCCTACGCCAAGGCGGCGGCCCAGATGCTGTGGTCCTACGACACCCGCGACACCAACCGCGACCAGCAACTGGCCGGCATGCGCGCCTGGATGACCACCGAGACCAAGTACGCCGACTGGGCCTCGGTCTCCGGCCAGGTCCCCGATCCGCTGCTGTGGTCGCGGATGGCCGACCAGGACCAGCACGCCACCGCCAGCATCACCGAGGGCCACTACCCCTCCGCGTTCAAGGCGGCCCTGGCCGACGACCCGTCCGCGATCACCCAGGCATACATCTACGTCGTCACCGTCAACGGCAAGCAGACGCTCAGCTGGAAGAAGGGCGGCGGCGGAGCCGAGGAGAGGGCAGTGACCCTCGCCGTGCAGTGCCGCCCGAACCACGACTGCACCCTGGCCGCCATCGCACCGAGCGTCACGCAGTGACCCGCGCCTGAGACAAGAAAGGAGGAGTAACTCCTCGTGGGTTTCTGTGATTTCCCCTTGGCAGACAAGCTGTGCGCCGTCGGCGACGCGGTGGATTTCGCCTCGGACCCCGGCAAGGCCATCGGTGACTGGATGGCGAAGTCCGCCGGTGAACTGGCAGCCGCCGCAGCCGATTTGGCCGCCGAGGCCGTCAACACCACCACGAAGGTGGACCTGAACGCCGGATGGTTCGTCGACAACTACGAGATGTTGCTGCCACTGGGCCTGGTCCTGCTGGTCGCGACGTTCTGCGCCCAGCTTGTCCGGGCAGCCATCCGGCGCGACGGACATGCGCTGACACAGGCGTTCACCGGCACCATGAGCGGCGTCCTGTTCGCCTTCTGTGCCATCGCCTTCACCACGGTCGCCGTCGAAGTGGTCGACGCCGTCAGCGACGGCCTGTTCAAGACCGCACACCTGAACATCGAGTCGGCCGTGCGCCGCATCGTGAAGGTCAACCAGATCGGCGGCCTGTCCGGCTTGGGCTGGCTCGTGCCAGTCGTCGCCGGCCTCGGCGCAGCCATCGGCGCCTTCCTCTACTGGTGCGTGATGATGGTCCGCAAGGTCGGCATCCTCGTCATGGTCACGCTGGCCGTCTTCGCATCCGCCGGCGGCGGCTGGGAGGTCGCCCGGCGCTGGCGCAAGGGCTGGATCGAAGCCACCGCCACCCTCGTGGTCTCCAAGCTGCTGATGACCGTGATCTTCGTGCTCGGGATCGCCGCCATGGGCAAAACCGAGGCCAAGGACGGCATCGCCGCTCTGGCCGACGTCATGTCCGGCATCGTGATCACGGTCTTGGTATTGCTCTGCCCGTACGCCGTCTTCAAGTTCGTCCACTGGGCAGCCGACGGCACCGACGGCGAGTCCATCCACCGCGCCGGCGGCGCCGGAGCGCAGATCGCCAAGGCGCATGCCGAGAAGGCCGCCCGCAAGGCCGCCGCAGCTGCCGCCACCGCCGGAACCGGTGGCGCTGCCGCCGGAGCAGGCGCCGCACCGCAGGGCCCCGACGCCAGCGGGGGCGGCTTCCCCGGCGACGTCGCCGCCAACCCGACCGGCGGCGGCGGAGAGGGCAACGAAGGTTCGCAAAGCGGCGGAACGGGCGTCTCGCCCGGTGGCGATGCCGTCAAGTCCGGTCTGGAGAAGGCCGTCCAGCCCGCGCCGACGAGCGTGTCCGACGACACCAGCAGCCAGGTGGGCGGCAGCCCGGGGCCGGGAGGATCCGGCGCGAATGCCGCATCCGGCCAGGGCGGCGGATGGCAGTCCGCTCCGCCGACCACGACTCCGCCGCCGCAGGGCGCACCCCCGTCCTCCGGCTCACAGAACGCCACGTCAAGCGGGTCGGCCTCACCGCCGCCGCCTCCGACCAGCCTCTGATCCCCTGCCCGCCTACCGGGGGCGGGACGTGCACGCCACCTCCCGCCCCCGGGTTCCACCCGCGCCTCCAGGACCCGCCCCTTGACTGATCTCTCCGTCGCCCCGGTCACGGTGAAGTTCCCGCACCGGTCCCGCCGCGGCATCCTCCTCGGCCTCTCCCTACCCCAACTCATCCTCGTTTCCTGCACGTTGGCGGTGCTTCTGATGACGGTGGTCTCCACCGGACTGCTCGGCGCCGTCGCCCTGGCGCCGCTGTGGGCCACTTCCGGTGCCCTCGTCGCGATCCGCCGTCACGGCCGCTCCCTCATCGACTGGGCACCGATCGTCACCCGCTACGCACACCGCCGCCGTACAGGCCAGACCCTCTGGCTCGCCCGGCCCGTCACCCGGCCCCGGCAGGACGGCGTCCTCCACCTGCCCGGCACCACCGCCTCCCTCAAGGTGGTCACCCCCGGCGACTCCGCCAACCAGGCTGCGGCCGTCCACGACCCGCACCAGCAGACCCTGACCGCCATCGCCCGCGTCAGCAGCCGCGCCTTCGCCCTCCTCGACCCCGCCACCCAGAACCACAACGTGAGCAGTTGGGGACGCGCGCTCGCAGGCATCGCCCGTACCGGTCATATCGCCACCGTGCAGGTGCTGGAGCGCACCGTCCCCGACAGCGGCGACACCCTCACCCGCCACTGGACCCAGAACGGGCAGCCCCAGACCCCCGTCGCCGGACAGATCTACTCCGAACTGGTCTCCTCGGCCGGCCCCGCCGCAGCCCCGCACGAGACCTACCTCGCCATCTCCCTCGGCCTCAAAGCCGCCCGGCGCCTGATCAACCAGGCCGGCGGAGGCTTGCCCGGGGCGTTCACCGTCATGGAGCAGACCACCGCCTCCATCGCCCAGGCCGCCCGCAACGCCGGACTCCAGGTCACCGGGTGGCTGACCTCGCGGGAGATCGCCGCTGTCATCCGCACTGCCTACGACCCCAAGGCCCTCGCGGCCCTCCAGCAGTGGTCCGAGAGCGGCCGCGCCGAGGCCGACCCCGCAGCCGCCGGGCCCGTCGTCCAGTTCGAGGAGTACGACCGCCTCGCCACCGACAGCGCACGGCATGCGACGTACTGGGTGGAGAACTGGCCGCGCACCGAAATGGGAGCCGGGTTCCTGCACGGGATCATGTTCACGGCCGGAGTGCGGCGCAGCCTCTCCCTTATATACGTGCCGCAGGGGCTCGAGTCCGCGCTGCGGGACGTCCAGAGGAAGAAAGCGGCGATCATCGCCGACGCCAACGAACGGGCCCGCCGGGGGCAGGTCGACAGCGAGGAAGACTCCGTCGAGTACGCCGACGTCAAGCAGCGTGAGCGCCAGCTCATCGCCGGGCACGCGGACGTGGCCCTCACCGGCCTGGTCACCGTCACCGCCGAGACCGACGCCCTCCTGGACGCCGCCTGCGCACAGATCGAGACCCACGCCGTCACTTCCGGCGTCGATCTCCGACGGCTCAACTACCAGCAGCCAGACGCCTTCGCCCTCACCGCGCTCCCGCTCGCCCGGACCGCCCTGTGAGCCGGGCCCGTCCCCGCCGGTCAGCACTGTGGCGCCCGCTGCTCTTCGACCATCCGTCACCACCCCTGCCTCCCGGCAGGAAGGACCACCACCTTTGACCTCTCCCACGCGTCCGGACGACGGGCACCCCTACCTCCGCGCCGCGAGCGCCGGGGTCCGCCACCACACCCGGGCCCTATCGCCGTCGGCCGCGAACCCGCCCCGGCCGGCGGACCGGCTGCACCTTGACGTGCTGCACGCCCACCTCACCGCCCTGCACCAGCTCTTGGACCGGCTCGCCGAAAGCACTCGGCCTCCGCACCCCGCCGCCGGCCGCCACCTCGCCACCGCGCACACCCGCCTCTGGCAGGCCACCAGCGAGGTCCACTCCGCCTTCCACCTGCTACCCAACAACACAGCAGCAGAAGCCGAGTCGAGCGCATGCCATCCAGAGCGGCTGCCCGAGGGACCGCCCGTGCTCACGATCTGTCAGCGCCACCTCGCCGCCGGACACGTCATCCGCCGCAAGACCACCCCCACCGACCTCCGCCCGCACACCACGGCCTGCGTGCGATGAGCACCACCCGCAGAAACGAGGGCCACCGATGAGCCACCGGCCCGCCCGTCGCGCACGCCGCGCGTCCGCCAGCCCGCTCTTCACCCCCCACGGCACCGACCGCGCCAGCCGCAAGGCCGCCCGTCGCCAGCTCGCCGAGGCCACCGCAAAAGCCCGCGCGGAAGCCAGCGCCCACCAGCCCGAGAGCACATCCGCCGAGCACGAGATGCCCACCGCGCTCTACCCACCGAGCGGACGTCCCGGACCCGCCTCCGCGCGCAACAACCGGCTGAAGCTGCCCGCCCACCGCATGACGACGGCCGTCGCCGCCGGCGCATACCCCTTCCTGGCCGAAGGCGGACTCGGCGCCGAGGGCATCTACATCGGGCGCGACGTCCACGCGGAAGCGTCCTTCGTCTTCGATCCGTTCGCCCTATACGGCAAGGTCGAGGGATTCACCAACCCGAACCTCTTGCTCGCCGGGGTGATCGGCCAGGGCAAGAGCGCGCTCGCCAAGAGCTTCGCGCTGCGTTCGGTGGCCTTCGGATACCGCGTCTACGTGCCGTGTGACCCGAAGGGCGAGTGGACGCCGGTGGCGGAAGCCCTCGGCGGCCGGTCCGTCGCTCTCGGCCCCGGACTGCCCGGACGGCTGAACCCCCTGGACGCGGCCCCGCGCCCGGAGGGCGTCTCCGAGGCCGACTGGGTCGGCGAGATCCGCAAACGGCGCCTGCTCCTGCTCGGCTCCCTGGCCCGGACAGTCCTGGGCCGGGACCTGATGCCCATGGAGCACACCGCCCTGGACGTCGCCCTGGACGCCGTCGTCACCCGCGCCGTCGACACCGGCCGCACCCCCCTGCTCGGCGATGTCGCCGCCACCCTCAACAGCCCGAGTGCGCTCGACGAGGCCGCCGGGATGATGTCGGGCCAGCTTGGCGACGCCGCACGCGACCTGGCCCACGCGATGCGCCGCCTCGTCCACGGTGACCTGGCCGGCATGTTCGACGCCCCCTCCACCGTCGCCTTCGACCCGACCGCGCCGATGCTCACCATCGACCTCTCCCGGCTCGGCGGCTCCGGCGACGACACCGCCCTCGTCCTGGCGATGACCTGCGCCTCTGCCTGGATGGAATCCGCCCTCTCCGATCCGTCCGGCGGCCGGCGCTGGATCGTGTACGACGAGGCGTGGCGGTTGATGCGGCACGTCGGCCTACTGCAGCGCATGCAAGCCCAGTGGAAGCTCTCCCGCGGTCTCGGCATCGCCAACCTGATGGTGATCCACCGGCTCAGCGACTTGCTCACCGCCGGCGACGCCGGATCACAGGGCCGCGCTCTGGCCGAGGGCCTCCTCGCCGACTGCAGCACCCGAATCATCTATCGCCAGGAGACCGACCAACTCCAAGCCGCGGGCTCCCTGCTCGGCCTGACCTCCGTGGAGATGGACGCCATCGCTCACCTCAACCGAGGGCGTGGCCTGTGGAAAGTCGCCGGACGATCTTTCATCGTGCAGCACCTCCTGCACAGCCACGAACTGGCGCTCTTCGACACCGACGCCCGCATGCACTGAAAAAGCAAGAGGCCCGTGAAACCCGACATCCAACGCGAACTGATACCGCGCGACGACACTGTCCACCTTATCGGCGCGCTCAACGCGACGAAGGACAAACTACTCGATGCCGCCCAGCAGTGGTAGCTGCTGGACGAGAGTGGGCACGTCCCGGCCGCCCCCTCCACACCGCGCTGCTCCAGCATGCCGCCGACGCGCAGGACCTCTCCCGCGACGTCCTCCGGCTGACTGCTGACTTCGCCCGGAGCCCGCACAGCACGACCCGCGCCGGCAGTGCCGTCCTCGCCCATCTCGCCACGGCGGCCACCATGTCGAGCCACGCAGCACCGCACTTCACCGAGACCGCGGAGGGCGCCCTGTCCCTGCCACGGTCCTCCAACCCGACCGACCGGCACTACCTCAAGAACCGCATGGTCATCGATCACGCCTCGGCGCGAGCGTTCCTGCGGCGCACGTCGGAATCGCTCCGCGACGCGGCCAAGGAACTCGACGACCACCTCGGCTTCCACCGCTTCCTCTCGACGCTCACCCCTCGGGAAAGCCCTGCGCTTCCACCGCCCCGGCCGAGCGGTCGCCACCGCTAGCCCGCCTCGAATCACCGGCATCACCACCTCAAGGAGTCCCCTGAACCGCCCCGCTCATTTCAGCGACGCCGACTGGGCCGAGTACCAGCAGTGCCAGGCCGAGCACGATGACCTCATGGCGCAGGTCGCCGAACGCGAAGCCCAGATGGAACACGACCTGATCGCCTCCTACGACGGGTACGAATTCGACTTCAGCCCGGCCCCGGAGCCCAGCCCCGCCCACCGGACACCACCGCCGCACCGCACGCCCGCCTCCCGCAGGAGGAGCCGTGGGCGCTGACGACGAAAACACCCTTGCCAGCGACCGCACGGGCCCGCTCGCGCCGCTTCCCGACCATCGCAATGCGGCCACCCCGTGGTGGCAGGAGCTCTGGCGCCGCCACGCGCACATCACCACGCCACTGCGGCAGCGTGGGCTGGAGTGCGACATCGAGTTCGGCCTCAGCGCGTACATCGTGCGCGTATCGCTCCCCGACGACAGCTACTTGATCATCAGTCCGCCGCAGGAGCCCCCCTCCGACCGCCCGCCAGGAAGCCCGGAGGGCTGGATAGCGACCCGTGAACACCCGGACGACCAGGCGCTGTTCGAGGTCGTCTACGACTCGGCTTCATCCGCCGACCCTGGCGCCCCCCAACGGCCCGAGGCTCGCCACGGCGGCAGCGTCCAGCCCCTGATCGAGACGATCGACCATCGCCTTGCCCAGCTCGGGCTGCTGCCGAATCCCGTTGCATCGGCCGGAGGCCGGAGCGCGCTCCCAGCTACGCCGACGCTCCACGCGCCCGAAGTCCCGGACGTCCCCGACCCCGCCGGCCGCGCCTCCGTCTACGTCTACGGCGACGCGCTCCGCGCTCTGACTGACCGGCTCAACGGAGCCGAGTCGCATGCGGAGGCCGCTGCCTTCCTGCACCAGATCTTGGAGCCCAGCGACGGCCTGCTGGCACAGCTCGGGGAGTTCTTCGAAGCGGCCGGGGAGAAGGCCAAGGAAGCCGAGGAGGACGACGGCTTCGACTTGTCCTACGACCTCGCCGACGCCGCCGCCGAGATCCGCAACCTCGGCGAGGTGCTGCACGTGGCCGAGGACCGGATGCGGGCACTGACCCCGCTCATGCCGGCCCCGCGGCTCACGTCCACCCCGGGGCGTCCGCCGTCCCTTCCCCCGCGAGCCCTCCCGGCGGCACAGCCGCGGCACACGCGCTGACGCCGGACCACCGTCTCCTTCCAGGAACACATGACCTCACACCGCACCGCCCTGTCCGCCTTCGCTGCCGGTCTGGCCGCCCGTCTGCCCGGCACCTGGACCAGCAAGTACCAGCGCCACGCGCAGTACGCGGACCAGTTCCCCCGCACCGACGAACTCTGGGACACCGGCCACGTCGACTACATCGTCAGCCAGTACGTCCTCACCCACGACGCCGTGCTCCACGGGCCCGCCGACCAGCGGCTGTACGTCACCGACCGGCCCCGCTACCCGCACCAGTTCGTCGTCGCCCCGCTCGCCCCCGACGGCCCGCACATCAAGCCCCACCACTTCGCCGCAGTCGAGGAACCCAACGGCATCGCCGTTCCCAAGGACCCCGCGCGGGCGGCGGGACAAGTCACCCGACGGGTGCTGAGCCGCTACGAACCGAACAGGCCCTGCAAGCGGTGCTCGACAACGCGGCGGCCCAGCCCGACCCCCCGCACCGGCCCGGCCCGGCACAGGTCGACCAGGTCCTCACCCTGACCCTGTACAGCGACGGAGCCCTCGGCGCGCCGTACGAGAGCGTGCCGGTCGATGCCCGCATGACGCTGTACGCCCACGGATTCCAGTACCACCCGCACCAAGCAGCGTTCCTCCTGCCCACCGCCTACGGGGACAGCGGTCGCGCCCTGCGCGTCCACAGCGTGGTTCAACAGCTCACAGCCAAGGGCATCGGCGTGAACCTGCGCCACTCGGCGCCCACCACCAGCGCCGCCCTTCCGCCAGCGTCACCGAAGGCCACACCCTCGGCCGGCCGTACGCGCTGACTCACTCCCCGCCTGCAGATCCTTGGAGCCTTCATCCGCATCGCCCGACGCACCCTGCCGCTGTTCGCCAGCGCAGCCTGCCTCACCCTGGCACTCACCGGCTGCACCACCGACCACGGCACCTCCGACGCCAAGCCGGCTCCCGGCGCCAGCACCGCCCCGAAGCCGACGGCCGCCCTCAGCGCCGCCCTTGCCCGCGACGTCATCACCCACTACTCGAAGATCAACAACGAGGCCAACGCCGACCGGAACCGCGCCCTGCTCGACACGGTCGAGGACGGCCCGCTGTACGCGATGTCCGTCTCGGACTACACCGAGACCGAAGGACTTCCCGCAGCGGACCGCAAGCCGTACAAGCCGTGGTCCTACGACTCCGCGAACGCCAAGCTGTACATCCCGCGCCTGGTCGGCGGGCAGGACCGCTGGTTCGCCGCCGCGCTCTCGGACCAGAAGGGCAAGGCCCCCTCGCGTGTGGGCGTGTTCGCCGAACAGCCCCAGCACAAGCGCTGGGAGCTGGTGTCCGTCGTCGACCTCGACGGCCAGAAACTGCCCGACATCGCCCTCGACCGGGACGGGTACGCGACGGCCGTCGCCGCCGACGGCAACAAGCAGCTGGCAGCCGGCGCCGACCTGCTGCGCACAGGCGTGCTCGACAACTTCGCCACCGGAGGCGCGAACAGCGGGACGAAGGTCTTCGCGCCGACCAAGGCGAGCAAGCAGCAGATCGAGGTCCACGACAAGACCGGCACCCGCTACGGGAACCAGGGCACCACCGTCTTCGCCAGCGCCGCCAACCGCTACAAGGACGCCTACGCCCTCAAGACCACCGATGGCGGCGCGTTGATCCTCTTCTCCCGCACGCACACCCAGACCGACGCCGTCGCGCACTCCGGCCTGCAAATCAACCCCGGCAAGGACGACCGAGCGTGGCTCCACGATGTGCCCCGCACCTCCATCACGTACACGTTCGTATGCAACGACGCCGCCACCGTCCCCGCGAAGGCCGAGCCGTCCCGGCTGATCGGCTACACCTGCGCCCGCACCGACGCCTCCGGCCCTCCGGTCGCCTCCTGGTCGGACCGCGCTTAGACGCGTCCCCTCCCACGCGGCACACACCACCTTGATGGCCGTCGAACGTCCCCAGCCCCTTACCCGATGCGGAGAAGTCCCTGTCCACACGTTCCTTCATCGCCCGCCCCACCGGCACGGGGTACAGCGGCATCCACGTCCAGCTCGACGGCGTGCCCAGCCACCACCTGCCCCTGCTCCTGGCCGCCTACCAGCACAAGTTCGGGCGCGACGTGGAGGCCATGTCCCGTCACCTCATCGACGACGTCGCCGTCGGCTGGGACGAGCTGGGCACCGACCTCCTCGACGGCGCACCGCCCACGCTCGTGGCCGAGCTGACCGGCGG is drawn from Streptomyces sp. NBC_01717 and contains these coding sequences:
- a CDS encoding DUF6238 family protein → MTSPTRPDDGHPYLRAASAGVRHHTRALSPSAANPPRPADRLHLDVLHAHLTALHQLLDRLAESTRPPHPAAGRHLATAHTRLWQATSEVHSAFHLLPNNTAAEAESSACHPERLPEGPPVLTICQRHLAAGHVIRRKTTPTDLRPHTTACVR
- a CDS encoding SCO6880 family protein, which codes for MTDLSVAPVTVKFPHRSRRGILLGLSLPQLILVSCTLAVLLMTVVSTGLLGAVALAPLWATSGALVAIRRHGRSLIDWAPIVTRYAHRRRTGQTLWLARPVTRPRQDGVLHLPGTTASLKVVTPGDSANQAAAVHDPHQQTLTAIARVSSRAFALLDPATQNHNVSSWGRALAGIARTGHIATVQVLERTVPDSGDTLTRHWTQNGQPQTPVAGQIYSELVSSAGPAAAPHETYLAISLGLKAARRLINQAGGGLPGAFTVMEQTTASIAQAARNAGLQVTGWLTSREIAAVIRTAYDPKALAALQQWSESGRAEADPAAAGPVVQFEEYDRLATDSARHATYWVENWPRTEMGAGFLHGIMFTAGVRRSLSLIYVPQGLESALRDVQRKKAAIIADANERARRGQVDSEEDSVEYADVKQRERQLIAGHADVALTGLVTVTAETDALLDAACAQIETHAVTSGVDLRRLNYQQPDAFALTALPLARTAL
- a CDS encoding DUF6112 family protein yields the protein MSVPLADRVIQLAYDPGISPKGGGLPGLSVLKNVVNSINMFGIIAVVGALAVSLGVWAWGHHTGGHQAEANGKKGAVVAAGAALGLGAANGIVAFFSGLGSQVH
- a CDS encoding SCO6881 family protein, whose product is MGFCDFPLADKLCAVGDAVDFASDPGKAIGDWMAKSAGELAAAAADLAAEAVNTTTKVDLNAGWFVDNYEMLLPLGLVLLVATFCAQLVRAAIRRDGHALTQAFTGTMSGVLFAFCAIAFTTVAVEVVDAVSDGLFKTAHLNIESAVRRIVKVNQIGGLSGLGWLVPVVAGLGAAIGAFLYWCVMMVRKVGILVMVTLAVFASAGGGWEVARRWRKGWIEATATLVVSKLLMTVIFVLGIAAMGKTEAKDGIAALADVMSGIVITVLVLLCPYAVFKFVHWAADGTDGESIHRAGGAGAQIAKAHAEKAARKAAAAAATAGTGGAAAGAGAAPQGPDASGGGFPGDVAANPTGGGGEGNEGSQSGGTGVSPGGDAVKSGLEKAVQPAPTSVSDDTSSQVGGSPGPGGSGANAASGQGGGWQSAPPTTTPPPQGAPPSSGSQNATSSGSASPPPPPTSL
- a CDS encoding VirB4 family type IV secretion system protein, with the translated sequence MSHRPARRARRASASPLFTPHGTDRASRKAARRQLAEATAKARAEASAHQPESTSAEHEMPTALYPPSGRPGPASARNNRLKLPAHRMTTAVAAGAYPFLAEGGLGAEGIYIGRDVHAEASFVFDPFALYGKVEGFTNPNLLLAGVIGQGKSALAKSFALRSVAFGYRVYVPCDPKGEWTPVAEALGGRSVALGPGLPGRLNPLDAAPRPEGVSEADWVGEIRKRRLLLLGSLARTVLGRDLMPMEHTALDVALDAVVTRAVDTGRTPLLGDVAATLNSPSALDEAAGMMSGQLGDAARDLAHAMRRLVHGDLAGMFDAPSTVAFDPTAPMLTIDLSRLGGSGDDTALVLAMTCASAWMESALSDPSGGRRWIVYDEAWRLMRHVGLLQRMQAQWKLSRGLGIANLMVIHRLSDLLTAGDAGSQGRALAEGLLADCSTRIIYRQETDQLQAAGSLLGLTSVEMDAIAHLNRGRGLWKVAGRSFIVQHLLHSHELALFDTDARMH